A portion of the Oryzias melastigma strain HK-1 linkage group LG1, ASM292280v2, whole genome shotgun sequence genome contains these proteins:
- the LOC112137354 gene encoding suppressor of cytokine signaling 1 encodes MVRDSLSRTATQCQKQNNPAETENPSGEEGAGPEQSENPDRQSEPLLWNQPVEESKPWIQPETGADADFFTHLRPFSSEEAYTLVRHTYQQLQHSGFYWGPITMEEAHEKLSHAPIGTFLIRDSGQPDVFFTLSYQSEEGPTSVRIILDNLHFNLYGSLRTFPSLFALLTYYTSSSCKLTEPYRKQRPERLKQMCRRALIRAHGSECTSTLSGLSVQTKAYVLAYPHCI; translated from the exons ATGGTCAGAGACAGTCTTAGCAGGACAGCAACACAGTGCCAGAAACAGAACAACCCAGCTGAAACAGAAAACCCGAGTGgagaagagggggcggggcctgaaCAATCGGAGAACCCAGACAGGCAGTCGGAGCCTCTGTTGTGGAATCAACCTGTAGAGGAGTCCAAACCATGGATCCAG cccGAGACCGGAGCTGACGCCGACTTCTTCACGCACCTCCGTCCATTCAGCAGCGAAGAAGCGTACACACTCGTGAGGCACACGTACCAGCAGCTTCAGCACAGCGGGTTCTACTGGGGTCCAATCACAATGGAGGAGGCACATGAAAAACTCTCACATGCTCCTATCGGAACCTTCCTCATCAG GGACAGTGGTCAGCCAGACGTTTTCTTTACTCTGAGCTACCAAAGTGAAGAGGGCCCCACGAGTGTCCGCATCATCCTGGACAACCTTCACTTTAATCTGTACGGCAGCCTGAGGACTTTTCCCTCGCTTTTCGCTCTGCTCACGTACTACACAAGCTCGTCGTGTAAGCTGACGGAACCGTATCGCAAGCAGCGTCCGGAGCGCCTAAAGCAGATGTGCAGGAGGGCACTCATACGCGCGCATGGATCCGAATGTACGAGTACCCTATCCGGACTGAGTGTTCAGACAAAAGCTTACGTTCTCGCATATCCTCACTGCATCTAG